The following proteins are encoded in a genomic region of Herminiimonas arsenicoxydans:
- a CDS encoding Major facilitator family transporter (Evidence 2b : Function of strongly homologous gene; Product type t : transporter) produces MPLALLVLALSAFAIGTTEFVIMGLLPDVARSLSVSIPSAGWLISGYALGVAIGAPIMAVATASLPRKRALLLLMGIFIVGNVLCAVATDYNFLMVARIITALCHGAFFGIGSVVAASLVPENKKASAVALMFTGLTLANVLGVPLGTALGQVAGWQMPFRVVAVFGVLSLIGLWRVMPGGQDEEKTDLRGEIVQLRNAGLWAALSTTMLFSAATFALFTYVAPLLEDVTHLSPQGITWTLFLIGLGLTVGNYIGGRLADWSLGTALTGIFLVLAIVSSIVRWTSPSLIPVEINLFLWAMVSFAAVPGLQVNVMIFGKAAPNLAATLNIGAFNLGNALGAWVGGSVISAGFGLQAVPLAAGVLALTAVLAMRVSLRLARDEVSACAVAVA; encoded by the coding sequence ATGCCTTTAGCTTTACTCGTCCTGGCACTGAGCGCTTTTGCCATAGGTACCACCGAATTCGTGATCATGGGTTTGCTGCCGGATGTGGCGCGCAGCCTGTCGGTATCAATCCCCAGCGCCGGCTGGCTGATCAGCGGTTATGCGCTGGGCGTTGCCATCGGTGCGCCGATCATGGCGGTGGCAACGGCTTCCTTGCCGCGCAAACGTGCCTTGTTGTTATTGATGGGAATTTTCATCGTCGGTAACGTCTTGTGCGCAGTGGCGACGGATTACAACTTCCTGATGGTGGCGCGGATTATCACGGCGCTGTGTCATGGCGCGTTCTTCGGTATCGGTTCTGTGGTTGCCGCAAGTCTGGTGCCGGAAAATAAAAAAGCATCGGCAGTTGCGCTGATGTTTACCGGTTTGACCTTGGCGAATGTGCTTGGCGTGCCGCTGGGTACCGCGCTGGGCCAAGTCGCCGGTTGGCAGATGCCGTTCAGGGTGGTCGCTGTATTTGGCGTGCTCTCGTTGATCGGTTTGTGGCGCGTAATGCCGGGCGGGCAGGATGAAGAAAAAACAGATCTGCGTGGGGAAATTGTTCAGTTGCGCAATGCCGGTTTGTGGGCAGCGCTGTCAACCACGATGCTGTTCTCTGCCGCTACTTTTGCCTTGTTTACTTACGTCGCTCCCTTGCTGGAAGACGTGACACATCTGTCGCCACAAGGCATTACATGGACCTTGTTTTTGATCGGCCTTGGCTTGACGGTCGGTAATTACATCGGCGGTCGTCTGGCTGACTGGAGCCTGGGCACGGCATTGACGGGAATTTTTCTGGTGCTGGCGATTGTCAGTTCCATCGTGCGCTGGACCAGCCCGAGTTTGATCCCGGTAGAAATCAATCTTTTCCTGTGGGCGATGGTGTCCTTCGCGGCGGTCCCCGGTTTGCAGGTCAACGTCATGATATTCGGCAAGGCTGCGCCTAATCTGGCGGCGACATTGAATATCGGTGCGTTCAATTTAGGCAATGCGCTTGGGGCATGGGTGGGCGGCTCTGTCATCAGCGCCGGCTTTGGATTGCAAGCAGTACCGTTGGCAGCAGGCGTACTCGCGCTGACGGCAGTTTTGG